In Diorhabda carinulata isolate Delta chromosome 6, icDioCari1.1, whole genome shotgun sequence, a single genomic region encodes these proteins:
- the LOC130895201 gene encoding uncharacterized protein LOC130895201, whose protein sequence is MMDARESTQNQIVFLDRGDYTTCTIFLHGCTILSWRIHNEEQIFLSRVSPLSQYHYIRGGIRFIWPHYSTWSFGRFNGFARDILWTVIRGPESLPNGDVFVDVSSSSEYYTKSMWCFDFELIYRITLHFNQLTLSVTIKNTSKYFNYDFNAVLQANIKINDIKDVKIVGLENCSYVDIEVPRDSSLLKVTSDETLIDKHINRAYQDTPDVIDVYTASNKLLKITKHNLPDVNVWNPGQEIVRKIHDIDEDEYKYFVAIESGLAYKKLPVKTFSDYKLSINFEVVKLDVEKVQYRNFYDYFEGYC, encoded by the exons atgatgGACGCTAGAGAATCTACACAAAATCAAATTGTGTTTTTGGATCGAGGTGATTATACTACATGTACCATCTTCCTTCATGGATGCACCATATTGTCTTGGAGAATCCACAACGAAGAACAAATTTTTCTCAGCAGAGTTTCTCCGCTCTCCCAATATCATTACATTCGTGGAGGGATCCGTTTTATTTGGCCTCATTACTCTACATGGAGTTTTGGAAGATTTAACGGCTTTGCCAGAGATATATTGTGGACTGTAATTAGGGGGCCCGAGTCTTTACCAAATGGAGATGTCTTTGTGGATGTGAGCTCATCTTCagaatattatacaaaatcCATGTGGTGTTTTGACTTCGAATTAATTTACAG aATCACGCTCCACTTTAACCAATTAACATTGAgtgtaacaataaaaaatacgagcaaatatttcaattatgattTCAACGCGGTACTTCAagcaaacataaaaattaatgacatcaaagaTGTGAAAATTGTGGGACTTGAAAATTGTTCCTATGTCGATATCGAGGTACCAAGAGACAGCAGTTTGCTTAAAGTTACATCTGACGAAACCTTAATAGATAAACACATCAATAGGGCATACCAAGATACTCCCGATGTAATTGATGTATACACTGCCAGTAACAAGTTGTTAAAGATAACCAAACATAACCTACCAGATGTCAATGTGTGGAATCCTGGACAAGAAATTGTGAGGAAAATACATGATATTG ATGAGGATGAATACAAGTACTTTGTGGCTATAGAAAGCGGTTTAGCGTACAAAAAACTCCCAGTGAAGACATTCTCTGATTataaattatcaatcaattttgaAGTGGTGAAGTTGGATGTAGAAAAAGTACAGTACAGAAATTTCTACGATTATTTTGAAGGATACTgctaa